The following coding sequences are from one Nicotiana tomentosiformis chromosome 3, ASM39032v3, whole genome shotgun sequence window:
- the LOC138907485 gene encoding uncharacterized protein has protein sequence MALDMKILQLEIYDESKLIINQLLGIYNVNKEEPLPYHQYASCLLERFDQVFLNHVPREENRMADALAYLATTMALGENESTKIHVCHRWVTPRRLDLQINENNYMSVRVIEEEDLRQPLIEYLEHGKLPEDPRQRTNIKRRAPRFIFYKGTLLCRSFEGLLLRCLDKEEAHQAMEEAHSGSCGAHQSGPKLHLCIKSMG, from the coding sequence ATGGCATTAGACATGAAGATTCTACAGTTGGAGATATACGACGAATCTAAGTTGATCATCAACCAACTTTTGGGGATTTACAATGTAAATAAGGAAGAACCTTTGCCATACCACCAATATGCTTCTTGTTTACTCGAAAGATTCGACCAAGTGTTCTTAAACCATGTCCCAAGAGAAGAAAATCGCATGGCTGACGCTTTAGCTTACTTGGCCACGACGATGGCACTTGGAGAGAATGAGTCAACAAAGATACATGTGTGTCATCGATGGGTCACTCCTAGACGTCTTGATCTTCAAAtcaatgaaaataattatatgtcCGTTAGGGTGATTGAAGAAGAGGATTTGAGGCAACCATTGATAGAGTACCTTGAACATGGAAAGTTACCCGAGGATCCGCGGCAAAGAACAAACATCAAGAGAAGGGCACCACGATTCATCTTCTACAAGGGAACATTACTTTGCCGCTCTTTTGAAGGACTATTATTGCGATGTCTTGACAAAGAAGAAGCCCACCAAGCGATGGAGGAAGCACATTCTGGCTCATGTGGAGCACACCAATCTGGTCCTAAGCTCCATTTATGCATCAAGAGTATGGGCTAA
- the LOC138907486 gene encoding uncharacterized protein has translation MVADALSRKAESMGSLAYIPVGERSLALNVQDTVHHGDAKEVTIGDDGALWMQGRICVPNVDELREFNLEEAHSSQYSIHLGAVKMYQDLRLLGTNLVRDALEKVKLIQDRLRTMQSRKKSYTDRRARDVAFMLGEGVLLRVSPMKGVMTFKKKGNLSPSYIGPFDILKIVG, from the exons atggtggctgatgctttgagtaggaaggctgagagtatggggagtcttgcttatattccagttggggagagaTCGCTAGCATtgaatgttcag gacacggtgcatcacggtgatgccaaggaggttaccattggagatgatggggcGTTGTGGATGCAAGGCCGGATTTGTGTACCCAATGTTGATGAGTTACGTGAGTTTAATCttgaggaggcacatagttcgcagtattccattcacctaggtgccgtgaagatgtatcaggatttgag GTTGTTGGGAACTAATTTGGTtagagatgctttggagaaggttaagttgattcaggatcggcttcgtacgaTGCAATCTAGGAAGAAAAGTTATACTGATCGGAGGGCTCGCGATGTAGCATTCATGTTGGGCGAGGGAGTTTTGCTTAGAGTTTCtcccatgaaaggtgtgatgacGTTCAAGAAGAAGGGTAATTTGAGCCCTAgctatattggtccttttgatatCCTTAAGATAGtggggtga